One region of Pagrus major chromosome 7, Pma_NU_1.0 genomic DNA includes:
- the kdm5c gene encoding lysine-specific demethylase 5C isoform X2 — protein MEGEEFVPPPECPVFEPSWEEFQDPLGYIAKIRPIAEKSGICKIRPPPDWQPPFSVELDSFRFTPRIQRLNELEAETRVKLNYLDRIARFWEIQASSLKIPHIERRILDLFSLSKIVTDEGGFEMVCKERRWARVAQRLGYPPGKNIGSLLRSHYERIVYPFEMFQSGASMPHCKPKHYDGEDVDKEYKPHSIPLRQSVQPSKMSSYGRRANRCQPDGPEDLAPHPLTTGSQLISAPEPTEEDIEKNPELKKLQIYGAGPKMMGLGLVARDKGMRKKDELPQTLTIKENVSPAPGDTSVKAEPLEPQEKQSDGSTSSPKLPPPSVTVKTEVKKEELKEEDGKENDEEEDDSDKPCTKMTMRLRRNINNSQCVDSFVCRMCGRGDDDEKLLLCDGCDDNYHTYCLLPPLTDPPKGNWRCPKCVAEECKKPAEAFGFEQATREYSLQSFGEMADAFKADYFNMPVHMVPTELVEREFWRLVSSIEEDVTVEYGADIHSKEFGSGFPMNNGKRKLTKEEEEYARSGWNLNVMPVLEQSLLCHINGDISGMKVPWLYVGMVFSAFCWHIEDHWSYSINYLHWGEPKTWYGVPSVAAERLEEVMKKLTPELFEFQPDLLHQLVTIMNPNILMSHGVPVVRTNQCAGEFVITFPRAYHSGFNQGYNFAEAVNFCTADWLPAGRSCIEHYRRLRRYCVFSHEELTCKMAASPEKLDLNLAAATHREMFIIVQEERKLRKSLMERGITEAEREAFELLPDDERQCDKCKTTCFLSALACSNCPEHLVCLYHTQDLCNCPTDKLYLRYRYTLDELLGMLHRLKVRSESFDYWANRVKEALEQEEGHKIGIDDLELLKAEAAEKKFPDNELLRKLNTVLKDIEHCQRTSTEFLSDSKTSESKMTLAELKSLVETMQNLPCVMTQLEEVQAVLRTVEDFQSQAQELVNDKDWRRDSPPPEQLQTLLEQGAKLPVIVPECNLLQGLKEQGHWLAEVRRTLGTEGGERQEVTLEVLRNLMEAGCNVPQSVSVETAMAELQELLTIAERWEEKAQICLEQRQKHPLSTLEAIVNEAQLIPVKLPNIQSLQGCLTRARAWVTDLEEIQNGEHYPCLDDLEGLVAIGRDLPVFMEELRQLELQVASAHSWRDKASKTFLKKSSPHSLLEVLCPCAKRRERRDDSEPLDEPLDDSDTNTLGLSAQDLRDPAAIVMAFKEGEHQEKEALLRLQTLNMCKSGLNTASYKEDKENGRWDGAMETDTSSRSENSLKENGNSNHTCTTPPQSVCVCAAQPRTPQLRCHLCKDWFHGGCVPFPSLLPSSGPPMNPLCWWDWDSRFLCPRCQRSRRPRLETILALLVALQRLPVRLPEGEALQCLTERAINWQGRAKEALETPELQRALERLQELKKTLRRETEKEEDTEKGTEGSSVIVLSDSEGGEGEDGVIDLTEESPRKNAKESNGTQAGCENGVSKKSNVTGVGLLLPLLPSLKGQVVELSAATRVQLEELQLEGDLLEVSLDQTLLIHRVLQAASVPPRETLHTLIQIELEEQRRTGRGRAKDSKRKRKNHRGGSGEGAREGSLDASESKKTCPLSLSRSPHLPAQTSPEIL, from the exons ATGGAAGGGGAAGAGTTTGTGCCTCCTCCGGAGTGTCCAGTATTTGAGCCATCATGGGAGGAGTTCCAGGATCCCCTGGGCTACATCGCCAAGATACGTCCTATTGCAGAGAAGTCTGGAATCTGCAAAATTCGACCTCCACCA GACTGGCAACCACCGTTTTCAGTGGAGCTGGATAGCTTCCGCTTCACACCCCGCATCCAGAGGCTCAATGAGTTGGAG GCGGAGACCAGAGTGAAGCTGAATTACCTGGACCGCATCGCCAGGTTTTGGGAGATCCAGGCATCCTCCTTGAAAATCCCTCATATTGAAAGGCGCATCCTTGATCTTTTCAGCCTGTCAAAG ATTGTGACAGATGAAGGAGGTTTTGAGATGGTGTGCAAGGAACGCCGCTGGGCTCGTGTTGCCCAGAGGCTTGGCTATCCTCCAGGCAAGAACATCGGCTCTCTGCTGCGCTCGCACTATGAGAGGATCGTCTACCCCTTTGAAATGTTCCAGTCTGGTGCCAGCATGCCG CATTGCAAGCCAAAGCACTATGATGGCGAGGATGTGGATAAAGAGTACAAGCCCCACTCCATCCCCCTGCGACAGTCTGTGCAGCCATCCAAAATGAGCAGTTATGGACGCAGGGCAAACCGCTGCCAACCTGAT GGTCCAGAGGATCTGGCCCCCCATCCTCTCACCACTGGCTCTCAACTCATCTCTGCG CCTGAACCTACAGAGGAAGACATAGAGAAGAACccagaactgaagaagctaCAGATCTACGGCGCTGGGCCAAAGATGATGGGACTTGGACTGGTGGCAAGGGACAAAGGCATGCGGAAGAAAG ATGAGCTGCCTCAAACGCTGACCATCAAGGAGAACGTGTCTCCTGCTCCTGGTGATACCTCAGTCAAAGCAGAGCCACTGGAGCCTCAAGAGAAGCAGAGTGACGGGAGCACATCGAGCCCCAAACTGCCTCCCCCCAGCGTCACTGTTAAGACAGAAGTGAAGAAAGAAGAACTAAAGGAAGAAGACGGGAAAGAgaatgatgaggaggaagatgattCTGATAAACCATGTACAAAAATGACCATGAGGCTGAGACGCAACATCAACAACTCACAGTGT gTGGATTCTTTCGTGTGTCGGATGTGTGGTCGGGGAGATGATGACGAGAAACTCCTGCTGTGTGATGGCTGCGATGATAACTACCATACCTACTGTCTACTCCCCCCACTCACCGATCCTCCCAAAGGCAACTGGCGATGCCCTAAGTGTGTGGCAGAG GAGTGCAAGAAACCTGCAGAAGCATTTGGCTTTGAACAGGCAACACGAGAATACAGTTTGCAGAGCTTTGGGGAAATGGCAGATGCCTTCAAAGCCGATTACTTCAACATGCCTGTCCAT ATGGTTCCCACTGAGCTTGTGGAGAGAGAGTTCTGGAGGTTAGTCAGCAGTATTGAGGAAGACGTGACGGTAGAGTACGGAGCGGACATACACTCCAAAGAGTTTGGCAGCGGCTTCCCTATGAACAATGGGAAGAGGAAGCTCACGAAGGAAGAGGAG GAATATGCTCGCAGTGGCTGGAACTTGAACGTGATGCCCGTGCTGGAGCAGTCCCTCCTGTGTCACATTAATGGAGACATTTCTGGGATGAAGGTGCCCTGGCTTTATGTCGGTATGGTGTTCTCAGCTTTCTGCTGGCACATTGAGGATCACTGGAGCTACTCCATCAACTACCTGCACTG GGGTGAACCAAAGACTTGGTATGGGGTTCCTTCTGTAGCAGCTGAGCGTCTTGAGGAGGTGATGAAGAAGCTGACACCAGAGCTGTTTGAGTTTCAACCCGACCTCCTGCACCAGCTGGTCACCATCATGAACCCCAACATCCTCATGTCTCATGGTGTACCG GTTGTACGTACCAACCAGTGTGCTGGAGAGTTCGTCATCACCTTCCCCAGAGCCTACCACAGTGGCTTCAATCAGGGATATAACTTTGCTGAAGCTGTTAACTTCTGCACTGCAGACTGG ctgCCTGCCGGCCGTTCCTGTATTGAGCACTACCGGCGTCTGAGGAGGTATTGTGTGTTCTCCCACGAGGAGCTAACCTGTAAAATGGCTGCCAGCCCAGAGAAACTAGACCTCAATCTGGCTGCAGCCACACACCGGGAAATGTTCATTATTGTTCAGGAGGAGCGGAAGCTGCGGAAAAGTCTGATGGAAAGG GGCATTACTGAAGCAGAGCGTGAGGCATTTGAGCTGCTGCCTGATGATGAGAGACAGTGCGATAAATGTAAGACCACATGCTTCCTTTCTGCTCTGGCCTGCTCAAACTGTCCCGAGCATCTGGTGTGTCTCTATCACACTCAGGATCTTTGCAACTGCCCCACTGACAAACTCTACCTCAG GTACAGATATACCCTGGATGAGTTGTTAGGCATGTTACACCGATTAAAGGTTCGGTCTGAGTCCTTTGACTACTGGGCCAACAGAGTAAAAGAGGCACTTGAGCAGGAAGAGGGACACAAGATAG GAATTGATGACCTGGAGTTGCTGAAGGcagaagcagcagagaagaagTTTCCCGACAACGAACTCCTTCGGAAACTCAACACTGTTCTGAAAGACATTGAACACTGCCAGCGGACCAGTACTGAATTCCTCAGTGACTCAAAGACCAG TGAGAGTAAGATGACTTTGGCAGAGCTGAAATCCTTGGTGGAGACGATGCAAAACCTGCCCTGTGTGATGACCCAGTTGGAGGAAGTGCAG GCGGTTCTGCGAACAGTGGAGGATTTCCAGAGCCAGGCTCAAGAGCTGGTCAACGACAAGGACTGGAGGAGGGACTCCCCACCACCTGAGCAGTTGCAGACCTTGTTGGAGCAGGGGGCCAAACTGCCTGTTATTGTGCCGGAGTGTAATTTACTCCAGGGCCTAAAGGAACAAGGCCATTGGCTGGCAGAGGTGAGGCGCACCTTAGGCACAGAAGGAGGGGAAAGGCAAGAGGTGACGCTGGAGGTGTTAAGGAACCTGATGGAAGCAGGCTGCAACGTGCCCCAGAGTGTGTCAGTGGAGACTGCCATGGCAGAGCTTCAGGAGCTGCTCACGATTGCAGAACGTTGGGAGGAGAAGGCACAGATCTGCCTCGAACAGAG GCAAAAGCACCCTCTTTCTACGCTGGAGGCAATAGTAAATGAGGCCCAGCTTATTCCAGTCAAGCTGCCCAACATTCAGTCTCTGCAGGGCTGCCTCACTCGAGCACGGGCCTGGGTAACAGACCTTGAGGAAATCCAG aaTGGGGAGCATTACCCGTGTCTGGATGACCTCGAGGGCCTGGTGGCTATTGGGAGGGACTTGCCGGTCTTCATGGAGGAGCTAAGACAGCTGGAACTGCAGGTAGCCAGCGCTCACTCCTGGAGGGACAAGGCCAGCAAGACTTTCCTGAAGAAAAGCAGTCCACACAGTCTGTTAGAG GTATTATGTCCGTGTGcgaaaaggagagagaggcgAGATGATTCGGAGCCGTTGGATGAGCCATTAGACGACTCTGATACCAACACACTGGGCCTCTCTGCTCAGGACCTGAGGGACCCTGCAGCTATT GTGATGGCTTTCAAAGAAGGGGAGCATCAGGAGAAGGAGGCACTACTGAGGCTACAGACATTGAACATGTGTAAGTCTGGACTTAACACTGCAAGTTACAAGGAGGACAAGGAGAACGGGAGGTGGGACGGTGCCATGGAGACGGACACATCCAGCCGCTCAGAGAACTCTCTAAAAGAGAACGGCAACAGTAACCACACCTGCACCACCCCTCCTcagtcggtgtgtgtgtgcgccgcTCAGCCACGTACCCCTCAACTCCGCTGCCATCTGTGTAAGGACTGGTTCCACGGTGGCTGCGTTCCTTTCCCCTCCCTGCTCCCCTCCTCGGGACCACCCATGAACCCCCTCTGTTGGTGGGACTGGGACTCGCGCTTCTTGTGTCCGCGATGCCAACGGTCACGGCGCCCACGCCTGGAGACTATACTGGCGTTACTTGTTGCCCTGCAGAGGCTGCCAGTGCGTCTGCCTGAAGGAGAAGCACTGCAGTGTCTCACAGAGAGGGCCATCAACTGGCAGGGCCGAGCCAAGGAGGCGCTGGAGACGCCGGAACTGCAGCGGGCGCTTGAGAGGCTGCAAGAACTCAAAAAGACTCTCCGTCGcgaaacagagaaagaggaagacacAGAAAAGGGGACAGAGGGGAGCTCGGTGATTGTTTTATCGGACTCcgaaggaggggagggagaggatggagTCATTGATCTGACAGAGGAATCACCCAGGAAGAACGCCAAGGAAAGCAACGGCACTCAG GCTGGATGTGAAAATGGTGTCAGCAAGAAGTCTAATGTTACAG GTGTGGGGTTACTGCTGCCCCTGCTGCCCTCTCTAAAAGGCCAGGTAGTGGAGCTTTCAGCAGCCACCAGGGTccaactggaggagctgcagctcgAAGGAGATCTGCTGGAGGTGTCGCTGGACCAGACACTCCTCATCCACAGAGTCCTGCAGGCCGCCTCTGTTCCTCCCAGAGAAACATTGCACACGCTCATTCAG aTCGAGCTTGAAGAGCAGAGGCGAACCGGCCGCGGACGAGCCAAGGACTccaaaaggaagaggaagaaccACAGAGGTGGCAGCGGGGAAGGGGCGAGAGAAGGGTCACTGGATGCCTCAGAGTCAAAGAAAACCTGTCCCCTCAGCCTCAGCCGCTCCCCTCACTTACCGGCCCAGACCAGTCCAGAG ATTTTGTGA